A stretch of the Aegilops tauschii subsp. strangulata cultivar AL8/78 chromosome 4, Aet v6.0, whole genome shotgun sequence genome encodes the following:
- the LOC109743337 gene encoding metal transporter Nramp2, giving the protein MASRDLAESLLPGGGASASSSHDEYEERAYDSDDKVSISISDSEPDDDGDPGAARARPAFSWRKLWRFTGPGFLMCIGFLDPGNLEGDLQAGAAAGYQLLWLLLWATVMGALVQLLSARLGVVTGKHLAELCREEYPPWATRALWVMTELALVGADIQEVIGSAIAIKILSGGIVPLWGGVVITAFDCFIFLFLENYGVRKLEAFFGVLIATMAISFAIMFGETKPSGKELLIGLVVPKLSSKTIKQAVGIVGCIIMPHNVFLHSALVQSRKIDTKKKSRVQEAVYYYNIESILALIVSFFINICVTTVFAKGFYGSDKADNIGLENAGQYLQEKYGTALFPVLYIWAIGLLASGQSSTITGTYAGQFVMGGFLNLRLKKWLRAVITRSFAIIPTMIVALFFDTEDPTMDVLNESLNVLQSIQIPFALIPLITLVSSEQLMGSFVVGPITKVISWIVTIFLMLINGYLILSFYTNEVRGAVVRSSLCVVLAVYLAFIIYLILRNTTLYSRLRSSVSKSS; this is encoded by the exons ATGGCGTCCCGCGACCTCGCCGAGAGCCTGCTCCCCGGCGggggcgcctccgcctcctcctcccacgACGAGTACGAGGAGCGTGCGTACGACTCGGACGACAAggtctccatctccatctccgacTCGGAGCCCGACGACGACGGCGACCCCGGCGCCGCGCGCGCGCGCCCGGCCTTCTCCTGGCGGAAGCTCTGGCGCTTCACGGGGCCGGGCTTCCTCATGTGCATCGGCTTCCTCGACCCGGGCAACCTCGAGGGGGACCTGCAGGCGGGCGCCGCCGCCGGGTACCAGCTCCTCTGGCTGCTGCTCTGGGCCACGGTCATGGGCGCGCTCGTGCAGCTGCTCTCCGCGCGCCTCGGGGTCGTCACCGGGAAGCATCTCGCCGAGCTCTGCCGGGAGGAGTACCCGCCCTGGGCCACGCGCGCGCTCTGGGTCATGACGGAGCTCGCGCTCGTCGGCGCCGACATACAGGAGGTCATCGGCAGCGCGATTGCCATCAAGATCCTCTCCGGGGGCATCGTGCCGCTCTGGGGCGGCGTCGTCATCACCGCCTTCGACTG CTTCATCTTTCTATTCCTGGAGAATTATGGTGTGAGAAAATTGGAAGCGTTTTTCGGCGTCTTGATTGCAACCATGGCTATATCATTTGCGATCATGTTTGGTGAAACGAAGCCTAGTGGAAAGGAGCTTCTGATCG GTTTGGTGGTTCCAAAGCTGAGCTCAAAGACCATCAAGCAGGCGGTTGGAATTGTGGGCTGCATCATCATGCCCCATAATGTTTTCTTGCACTCAGCGCTAGTGCAGTCCAGGAAGATTGACACAAAAAAGAAATCGCGTGTTCAAGAAGCAGTGTACTATTACAACATTGAGTCGATTCTTGCTCTCATCGTCTCTTTCTTTATTAACATCTGCGTTACAACGGTATTCGCTAAAGGATTTTATGGATCCGACAAAGCTGATAACATAGGTCTTGAGAATGCTGGCCAGTACTTACAGGAGAAATATGGAACTGCTCTGTTTCCTGTCCTCTATATCTGGGCTATTGGGTTGTTAGCGTCTGGACAGAGCAGCACAATCACCGGCACATATGCCGGCCAATTCGTCATGGGAGGTTTCCTTAATCTTCGATTGAAGAAGTGGTTACGAGCAGTGATTACTCGAAGCTTTGCCATTATTCCAACTATGATTGTGGCTTTATTTTTTGATACTGAAGATCCTACCATGGACGTTCTGAACGAGTCACTCAATGTTCTTCAGTCCATTCAGATTCCATTTGCACTGATTCCTTTGATCACCCTTGTTTCGAGTGAGCAGCTCATGGGGTCATTCGTGGTCGGTCCTATCACCAAA GTGATAAGTTGGATCGTCACAATCTTTCTGATGCTCATCAACGGATACCTCATACTGTCCTTCTACACCAACGAAGTGCGGGGCGCAGTCGTTCGTTCAAGCTTGTGCGTCGTGCTGGCTGTTTACCTCGCGTTCATCATCTACCTCATCCTGAGGAACACCACACTGTATTCTCGCCTTCGCTCATCAGTCTCAAAGAGCTCATGA